From the Lathyrus oleraceus cultivar Zhongwan6 chromosome 4, CAAS_Psat_ZW6_1.0, whole genome shotgun sequence genome, one window contains:
- the LOC127137091 gene encoding uncharacterized mitochondrial protein AtMg00810-like, producing MDSCKAMSTPMGSGSYVDQDEAGVSIDITKYRANPKESHLTAVKRIMKYLKGTTNAGLWYPKGCKTDRKSTSGTCHILGNALVSWACKKQACVALSTVEAEYIAASSCYAQIIWLKQQLRDYGLDLGSFFTE from the exons ATGGATAGTTGCAAGGCAATGTCTACTCCGATGGGATCCGGAtcttatgttgatcaagatgaagCAGGTGTTTCGATTGATATAAcaaagtatcgag CCAATCCAAAAGAATCACATCTCACCGCTGTTAAGAGAATCATGAAATATCTCAAGGGAACAACAAATGCCGGcctatggtatcctaaag GATGTAAAACTGATCGAAAAAGTACTAGTGGTACATGTCACATCCTTGGAAATGCATTAGTTTCGTGGGCTTGCAAGAAACAAGCATGTGTTGCTCTAAGCACTGtcgaagcagaatacatagccGCAAGTAGCTGTTACGCTCAAATAAtttggcttaagcaacaacttcgtGACTATGGACTCGATCTTGGAT CTTTTTTCACTGAGTAA